From Anaerotruncus rubiinfantis:
GAAGGCGCCCGGGGTTATGGATTCGCCTCTCTGTTCCCGGAGGAAGCCGCCTCGGTCAAAGCTGCCGGGGAACCTGCCGACCCGGTCATCCTGATGTTCACCTCCGGCACAACCTCCCGTAGCAAGGGCGCGCTTTTGCGCAACTATAATCTTATGCATGCAGTGGAAGCCTACCGCCGGACATTGAGGATCAGCGAAGAGGACCGGACGATGATCTCGGTCCCGATTTACCATATCACCGGTATGTCGGCGCTTTTAAGCCTGTTTCTTTATGTGGGCGGCACCATCTATCTGCAAAAAAAGGTGGACGGCCCCCGGATGCTCGCCTGTATCCGGGAAAATGAGATCACCTTTCTGCATGTTTCGCCCACCGTGCTTTACCTGCTGCTCGACTGTCAGGAACGTTTTCCGCATATCCCCAGTCTGCGCAAGATCGCCTGCGGCAGCAGCAACACGCCGCCGGAAATTATCCGCCGGTACCATTCCTGGATGCCGCTCATGGAGTTTCACACCGTTTACGGGCTCACCGAAACCACCTCGCCCGCCAGCGTCTTTCCCTATGACGCGGCGCTCAGCCCCCACATCGGTTCGGATGGTTGGCCGATCCCCGGGCTTGAATGCATCATCGTGGATGAGAATGGGCAAGAGCTGCAGCAGGGGGCGGTGGGAGAGGTTGCGCTCAGAGGCGCCGTGATCCTGGAAAGCTATTATCACATGGAAAGCGGCGCGTTTTTGCCGGGCGGCTGGTTTCGTACCGGCGACCTTGGGTATTTCGACCCGCAGGGCTACCTGTTTATCGTCGACCGCAAAAAGGATATGATCAACCGCGGCGGCGAAAAGATCTGCAGCTTCGATGTGGAAAATGAACTGTATGCGCTGCCGGGCGTGGCGGAAGCCGCCGTAGTGGGCGTCCCGGACGAAAAATACGGGGAAATTCCGGCCGCCGCCGTGCGGCTGCAAAAGGGCGCGGAACTTACGGAAGCGGAAATTCGCGCGGCACTGGCAAAACGGCTGGCGAAATACCAGATCCCGCAGCGTTTCCTGTTCTTATCCGAGATTCCCAAAACCCCGAACACAAAGACGGACAAAAAGGCCATCCGCCTCCTGTTCACCGAACTCCCTAAGCAATTGACGGAGGATTATATATGTTAAAAACGACTTTTATCACCGCACAGCAGGCGGCCGGCATGATCCCGGATGAAAAGACGGTCTGCACCATCGGCATGACGCTGGTCAGCGCGAGCGAAAGCATCCTCAAGGCGCTGGAAACCCGTTTTTTGACGTCCGGCCATCCTGCAAACCTGACTTTGCTGCATTCCTGCGGGCAGAGCGACCGCGACCGGGGCATCCAGCATTTCGCGCACGAGGGGTTTATCAAGCGGATCATCGGTTCCCACTGGGGGCTGCAGCCGCGCTGGATGGATATGATCGCGCAGAACAAGGTGGAGGCCTACTGCCTGCCGCAGGGACAGATCGCGCAGCTCTACCGTTCGATGGCATGTGGCCTTCCTGGCAAGCTCTCGAAGGTCGGGCTCGGCACCTTTATTGACCCGCGCCTCGAGGGCGGCAAGATGAACGACCGTACCAAACCTCTGCCGGACATCGTGGACGTGGTGGAGCTCAAGGGCGAGGAATATATGCTCTATAACGCCGTCCCGCTCGACTACTGTATCATTCGCGGCACCGTCTGCGACGAGATGGGCAACCTCACCACCGACGACGAAGCGATGAAGCTGGAGGTGCTTCCGGCGGTGCTGGCGACAAAGCGGTTCGGCGGCAAGGTGATCGCGCAGGTGCGCGAGGTCGCCCAGACCGGCACCCTCAACCCCAAGAACGTCACGGTGCCCGGTGTGTTTATCGACGCGGTCGTCGTCTGCGAGAATCCCTTCGAGGACCACCGGCAGACCTCCTCCTGGTACTTTGATCCCTCCTACTGCGGCAAACTGCGCACCCCACGGGGCAGCATGGAGCCGGTGCCGTTTAACGAGCGCAAATTTATCGCGCGCCGCGCCACGATGGAGATCTGCCGCGGCAACGTCATCAACCTCGGCACCGGAATCCCCAACGACATGGTCGGCAAGGTCTGCAACGAGGAAGGGGTGGCGGACGACATCATGATCACCGTTGAGTCGGGCATTTACGGCGGTGTGCAGGCCGGCGGGATCGACTTCGGCATCGGCAAAAACCTCTATGCGATGATCGCCCACCACGAGCAGTTCGATTACTATAACGGGGCGGGCGTGGACGTGACCTTCATGGGCGCGGGCGAGCTCGACCAATGCGGGAATGTCAACGCTACCAAGATGGGGCCGCGCTGTACCGGCGCCGGAGGCTTCATCGACATCACCCAGAACGCGAAGAAAGTGGTTTTCTGCGCGACCTTCACCGCTTCCGGCGCGAAATATGACTTTTCCGGCGGGAAGCTGCGGATTTTGCAGGAGGGCAAAGTGCGCAAGATGGTGAAGCGGGTGGCGCAGATCTCCTTCAACGGAAAGATCGCGCGCGAGAAGGGCCAGAAGGTGGTCTTTGTCACCGAACGGTGTGTCTTCGAGCTGGTGCCAAACGGCGTGCTGCTCACTGAGATTGCGCCCGGCATCGATCTGCAAAAGGACATCCTGGCCAATATGGATTTCCAGCCGATCATCAGCAAAAATCTCAAAACCATGGAAGCTTCCCTTTTTAACCGGGACGGCCTTTTCGGCCTGCGCGAAATGATGCTTGGGAAAGCTTAGAAAGATAGGAGGCAGCCTTATGAACCAGAAGATTGTACTTGTGAGCGGATGCCGCACGGCGGTCGGGGAATTCCTCGGCGGGCTTTCCACCGTGAACCAGATCGACCTGGGCGGCATTGTGGTGAAGGAAGCGGTGAAGCGCGCGGGGATTGATCCGGCAATTGTGGATGAAGTGATTGTCGGGAATGTCGGCCAGATCGCGGAGAGCGGATTTATCGGCCGCGCGGTCATGCTGAAAGCGGGTCTGCCAAAAGAAACGACCGCTTACAGCGTCAACCGGCAGTGCGGCAGCGGCATGCAGGCGATTGTTGACGGCATGCTCGAGATTCTGACCGGCAACGCGGAGGTGGTCGTGGCCTGTGGGACTGAAAACATGTCGCAGGCGCCCTATTATATCAAAAATGCCCGCACAGGGCTGCGCATGGGCCATCAGCAGCTGGAGGACGGCCTCATCGACCTGCTGACCTGGCCGCTTGGTCCATACCACAATGGCATGACCGCCGAAGCGGTCGCGGAGAAATTTGGCGTCACCCGCGAGATGCAGGACCGGTTCGCGCTGGAGAGCCAGAACAAAATGATCGCCGCGATGGATGCGGGCAAATTCAAAGAGGAGATTGTCCCGGTGCAGGTGAAACAGAAAAAAGAAACGCTGACAATCGACACTGACGAGCATCCGCGCCGCGGGCTTACGCTTGAGAAGCTCGCACGGCTGCGTCCAGCTTTCAAGGAAGGCGGATCGGTCACGGCGGCGAATTCCTCGGGTATCAATGACGGCGCGGCTGCCGTGGTGATGATGACCGAAGAAAAAGCAAGGGTGCTCGGCTGCAGGCCGCTGATGGAATTCGTTGGATACGCGGTAGCGGGATATGAGGACATCCTCATGGGTTACGCCCCATATTTTTCGACCCGAAAGCTGCTCAAAAAGCTGGATATGAACCTTGATGAGATCGACCTGGTCGAGCTCAATGAAGCGTTTGCCTCTCAAAGCGTTGCGGTGATCCGGGATCTCGGGCTTAACCCGGCAAAAGTGAACGTCAACGGCGGGGCGATCGCCATGGGCCATCCGGTCGGCGCGACCGGATGCATCCTCCCGGTCAAAATGATGTATGAGATGAAGCGCACCGGCGCGAAAACCGGCCTCATTACCATGTGCATTGGCGGTGGGCAGGGCATCTCCGCCATCTTCCGAAACCTTCAATAAGCCTTTTCTTCATCACTTTCCATAAACCGCGGGGGCGGGCCGGGAAATTTACTCCCCGGCCCGCCCCCGCGGCTCAGCGTGAAAGGTTTGCGTTA
This genomic window contains:
- a CDS encoding acyl CoA:acetate/3-ketoacid CoA transferase, producing the protein MLKTTFITAQQAAGMIPDEKTVCTIGMTLVSASESILKALETRFLTSGHPANLTLLHSCGQSDRDRGIQHFAHEGFIKRIIGSHWGLQPRWMDMIAQNKVEAYCLPQGQIAQLYRSMACGLPGKLSKVGLGTFIDPRLEGGKMNDRTKPLPDIVDVVELKGEEYMLYNAVPLDYCIIRGTVCDEMGNLTTDDEAMKLEVLPAVLATKRFGGKVIAQVREVAQTGTLNPKNVTVPGVFIDAVVVCENPFEDHRQTSSWYFDPSYCGKLRTPRGSMEPVPFNERKFIARRATMEICRGNVINLGTGIPNDMVGKVCNEEGVADDIMITVESGIYGGVQAGGIDFGIGKNLYAMIAHHEQFDYYNGAGVDVTFMGAGELDQCGNVNATKMGPRCTGAGGFIDITQNAKKVVFCATFTASGAKYDFSGGKLRILQEGKVRKMVKRVAQISFNGKIAREKGQKVVFVTERCVFELVPNGVLLTEIAPGIDLQKDILANMDFQPIISKNLKTMEASLFNRDGLFGLREMMLGKA
- a CDS encoding thiolase family protein produces the protein MNQKIVLVSGCRTAVGEFLGGLSTVNQIDLGGIVVKEAVKRAGIDPAIVDEVIVGNVGQIAESGFIGRAVMLKAGLPKETTAYSVNRQCGSGMQAIVDGMLEILTGNAEVVVACGTENMSQAPYYIKNARTGLRMGHQQLEDGLIDLLTWPLGPYHNGMTAEAVAEKFGVTREMQDRFALESQNKMIAAMDAGKFKEEIVPVQVKQKKETLTIDTDEHPRRGLTLEKLARLRPAFKEGGSVTAANSSGINDGAAAVVMMTEEKARVLGCRPLMEFVGYAVAGYEDILMGYAPYFSTRKLLKKLDMNLDEIDLVELNEAFASQSVAVIRDLGLNPAKVNVNGGAIAMGHPVGATGCILPVKMMYEMKRTGAKTGLITMCIGGGQGISAIFRNLQ
- a CDS encoding class I adenylate-forming enzyme family protein → MASWGKNWPEEMEKDLAAREIGGRQVVTFPGLPPSIYHALSASAARNPDKTALVDNWGRPYSYAMLLRLTNQFAGLLHHNFGVRKGDHIGLMLYNSVEFCISFLALCKIGAVTVPLPSKYKQPEVLSLAEKADVCGVICDADFYNWFLPCLEQGVWLIKSTEGARGYGFASLFPEEAASVKAAGEPADPVILMFTSGTTSRSKGALLRNYNLMHAVEAYRRTLRISEEDRTMISVPIYHITGMSALLSLFLYVGGTIYLQKKVDGPRMLACIRENEITFLHVSPTVLYLLLDCQERFPHIPSLRKIACGSSNTPPEIIRRYHSWMPLMEFHTVYGLTETTSPASVFPYDAALSPHIGSDGWPIPGLECIIVDENGQELQQGAVGEVALRGAVILESYYHMESGAFLPGGWFRTGDLGYFDPQGYLFIVDRKKDMINRGGEKICSFDVENELYALPGVAEAAVVGVPDEKYGEIPAAAVRLQKGAELTEAEIRAALAKRLAKYQIPQRFLFLSEIPKTPNTKTDKKAIRLLFTELPKQLTEDYIC